DNA from Mycolicibacterium alvei:
TGGGCCTCACCGTCGACGTAGCCGGCCAGGTCCTCGGCCGGCCAGCCGATCTTCAGCAGCATCTGCTTGATGTGGCCACGGTCGCTGGCGTGCACGACCACCGTGTCGTCGTCGATGCGCGCGCCCAGCATCGGGGCGATCTTCTTGTGCCGCAGCACCTCCGTGAGCACTGCGCGATCCAGGCTGACCAGGACCAGACCGTGCACGGGACTCTTCACCAACTGCAGGCGGCCGTAGCGGCCCATGGTGTCGACGATGTCGACCAGCAGTGGCTGCGGCACCGGGTACCGCGAGAAGCTGACCAACGCATCGACCACCTGCTCGGCGTCGTGGCCCGCGGCGCGGGCGTTCCACAGTGCCAACGGGGTGATGCGGTAGGTGTGGACGTGTTCGGGGGCGCGTTCCAGCTCGGCGAACGGTGCGATGGCGGCGCGGGCCGCCCCGGCCTGCTCGTGGTCGACCTCGAGCAGCACCGTCTTGTCGGACTGCACGATCAGTGGGCCGTCAGTCATTCTCGGCTCCTCGCAGGCAAGTCATTCTGCCCATTATTCCGAATCGGCCGACACGACCGAGGTGACGCGGTGGATGGCGAACTCGCGGACCCGCCCGGCGGCCGGATCGAACGCGGTCAACTGACCGCCGCGCACGTTGATGGGGGAGACCACCCGCTGGGTGGCCACCCCGGCCGGGTCGACGTATCCGATCACCACGGGGGTCTGGTTGATCGCGGCGTCCTGCAATTGGGTGATGGCCATCGCGGGGTCCAGGCGCACGCCGGCGAACGGTCCCGACGCCACTTTGCGCAGCACCGCGACGATCGCGCCGAGAGTCTGGGCGGTCGGCGGGGTGGGTGGGCGATAGACGCGGCGCCGGGTCGGTGCGATGACGCGCGCGCCGCGGGCCCTGATGTCGACGACGGCGCCGGTGGAGTCTTCGGCGGCGGGCGCGAACCCGGCGTCGCGTAGCGCGGTGAGCACGTCGGCGATCGGGGCCTGCGACACCGCCACGGTCGGGGCCAGCAGGCGCAACTCGAGCTGGTCGACCTTCGGGGAGGCGACCGCCTGGGCCAGCAGTGCCGGATCTTCACATCGCAGGAATGACGTGGCCATCCCGACGCGCAGCTGGCCGTGCCGGCGGGCGACGTCGTCGATGAGATAGGTCAAGCCTTGCGGCACCGGGGTTTTCGAGTGTTTCTCGAACATGGTGTGTAGCTCGCTGGCGGTGCGCCCGGCATCGAGTGCACGGCGGATGGACGCTTCGCTGATCCGGTAGACCATCGCCGCGCCCGCCGATTCGACGGTGGCCACCTCGGCCAGATGTTCGGCCAGATCCCGCTCCAGCGGTCCGGGCACGATCACCGTGAGGTCGGCCTGCAGCAGGAAGTGGTCGAGTGGTTTGGGCAGCGCCTTGGCCATCGCGGCCAGCACGTCCACCTCGGGGTCACCGGCCAGCAGGCCGCGAGCCGGGGTGCTGATCGCACCGCGGCCCACCATGCCCAGCGCATGCGCTTCGGCGAGCAGGCCGCCGACCGTGGCCGGCTGTAGGCGCGCCGCCCAGCGCGGCCGCCGCCACACCATGGCCCGAGCGGCCTCGGTGCCGTCGACCCCGCAGCCCGGTGCCAGCTCCGCCAGCACGCTCAGCAGCAGTCTGCGGTCCAGTGGAGCTGCCGTCGAATACAGCGAATCCGACAGTGCGGCAAAGGGTTTGTTGTCCGGCCCGCGGCTGCCGATCAGGGCGGGCCGGGCCGGCAGGTCCAGCCAGGTCGCGGCCAGCAGGTGCCAGCGGGTGGCAGTCGGGGACTCGATGAACCGGTCTGCGGCCACGGTCGGCGCCCAGTAGGGCCCGGTGCCGTCACCCGGGTCCGGTTCGGGCATCCCGGCTGCGATCAGTCCGGCGCCGGCCGCCAGTTCCAGCAGCAGCCCCAGCCGCGGTTCGTCGATGCCGGTGGCC
Protein-coding regions in this window:
- a CDS encoding helicase-associated domain-containing protein, which codes for MTAAQTPGFPLGAWLSDLDDKGLIRLLELRPDLSQPPPGTIAALAARATSRQSVKAATDSLDFLRLAVLDALLVLHADTHAVPVSEVSKLLGKRVGAGDVTTALEDLRERALVWGEAAVRVAPEVAAGLPWFVGQAAVETSDRSADEIADLLGGLDEAQSELLARLLEGSPMGRTRDAAPDTPPDRPVPRLLEAGLLRRIDAETVILPRMVGQVMRGEAPGPTELTTPVLQTSSTTPADTNAAAAGAAIDLLREVDLVIETLGSTPVPELRNGGLGVRDVKRLAKATGIDEPRLGLLLELAAGAGLIAAGMPEPDPGDGTGPYWAPTVAADRFIESPTATRWHLLAATWLDLPARPALIGSRGPDNKPFAALSDSLYSTAAPLDRRLLLSVLAELAPGCGVDGTEAARAMVWRRPRWAARLQPATVGGLLAEAHALGMVGRGAISTPARGLLAGDPEVDVLAAMAKALPKPLDHFLLQADLTVIVPGPLERDLAEHLAEVATVESAGAAMVYRISEASIRRALDAGRTASELHTMFEKHSKTPVPQGLTYLIDDVARRHGQLRVGMATSFLRCEDPALLAQAVASPKVDQLELRLLAPTVAVSQAPIADVLTALRDAGFAPAAEDSTGAVVDIRARGARVIAPTRRRVYRPPTPPTAQTLGAIVAVLRKVASGPFAGVRLDPAMAITQLQDAAINQTPVVIGYVDPAGVATQRVVSPINVRGGQLTAFDPAAGRVREFAIHRVTSVVSADSE